A portion of the Parasteatoda tepidariorum isolate YZ-2023 chromosome 5, CAS_Ptep_4.0, whole genome shotgun sequence genome contains these proteins:
- the LOC107449462 gene encoding gamma-secretase subunit PEN-2, translating into MDLRKMKNDEKLSLCRWYYRGGFFFLPFLWFVNAIWFFNEAFRKSFYEEQRMIRAYVIRSAIGAAVWAAGLITWIVIFQLNRADWGEFADSLSFIIPVGIP; encoded by the exons atggacctgagaaaaatgaagaacgatgaaaaattaagcttatgCAGGTGGTATTATCGAG gtgGATTCTTCTTTCTGCCTTTTTTGTGGTTCGTGAATGCTATTTGGTTTTTCAATGAAGCCtttcgaaaaagtttttatgaagaACAGCGAATGATTAGAGCAT aTGTTATTCGTTCAGCAATAGGAGCAGCTGTATGGGCTGCAGGCCTCATAACTTGGATTGTGATATTTCAGTTAAATCGAGCAGATTGGGGAGAATTTGCTGATTCTCTGTCATTTATTATTCCTGTAGGAATTCCATAG